A genomic window from Rhea pennata isolate bPtePen1 chromosome 12, bPtePen1.pri, whole genome shotgun sequence includes:
- the CCDC71 gene encoding coiled-coil domain-containing protein 71: MNIAVNNVEEKAVHSWSRISSAGQKVLEEALRVFNPMSKDLSDTETQLVAFIQGLKEEGYQPTILRSKDVYGYSSCTADTPNQAKESTQHVSTAATAAAATASDSAKTPARNTAAVAKVPASSTSISVNSSKVSAKPVSKSNSTNLLLNSLKQTRSGTSKASAVGFPANMYPDVYPAMRLSVVLEALVPLKTTASCLESKYKQGHLGISPSDLKLLKASSPPRQSSSGKSTKITEAKGYKRLKKGPDCATLTLNLLKGPKGGVLQESNACKASGVLNGRVTGSSSKGNTVAAQSKALKIKAKEAPLGKMEWKDSSSHQETVGQKRKRATEVREAPQKKKKTNTIPVQNKPQRAQSTLNLLKFQAIKVDNSSDDEVRRRAQKILRVNLSPVIRIQPLSHSHSVS, from the coding sequence ATGAATATTGCAGTGAacaatgtggaagaaaaagctgtccATTCCTGGTCGAGAATTTCTTCTGCAGGACAAAAAGTGCTGGAGGAAGCCCTCCGAGTCTTCAACCCAATGTCCAAGGACCTTTCAGACACAGAGACCCAGCTGGTGGCCTTTATTCAGGGCCTCAAGGAGGAAGGCTATCAGCCCACAATCCTAAGGAGTAAAGATGTATATGGTTACAGTTCATGTACAGCAGACACGCCTAATCAAGCAAAAGAGAGCACACAACATGTTTCCACTGCAGCAACCGCTGCTGCTGCAACCGCATCCGATTCTGCTAAAACTCCAGCTAGAAACACAGCAGCTGTGGCAAAGGTGCCCGCTTCATCCACCAGCATTTCCGTGAACTCTTCTAAGGTCTCTGCTAAGCCTGTCTCTAAAAGTAATTCCACAAATCTGCTGCTAAACTCCCTGAAGCAGACAAGATCTGGCACATCTAAGGCCTCGGCAGTGGGCTTTCCTGCGAATATGTATCCTGATGTATATCCAGCAATGAGACTGTCTGTGGTTCTGGAAGCTCTGGTGCCACTGAAAACCACCGCATCCTGTTTGGAATCCAAGTACAAACAGGGGCATCTTGGAATCTCGCCCTCAGACCTTAAACTCCTCAAGGCTTCGAGTCCACCGAGGCAGTCTTCCTCAGGCAAGAGCACTAAAATAACAGAAGCTAAGGGTTATAAGCGTCTGAAGAAAGGACCAGATTGTGCCACCCTCACATTAAATCTTCTGAAGGGACCAAAGGGTGGTGTGCTGCAGGAGAGTAATGCCTGCAAAGCCTCGGGAGTCCTCAATGGGAGAGTCACGGGGAGCTCATCTAAAGGCAACACTGTAGCAGCACAATCCAAGGCTTTGAAAATCAAAGCTAAGGAGGCTCCCCTGGGGAAAATGGAGTGGAAGGATAGCAGCAGTCACCAGGAGACTGTCgggcagaagaggaaaagagctaCAGAGGTGAGAGAAGCAccacagaagaagaagaaaacaaataccatTCCTGTCCAAAACAAACCTCAGCGGGCTCAGAGCACTTTGAATCTGCTGAAATTCCAGGCAATCAAGGTGGACAACTCTTCTGATGATGAAGTGAGGAGGAGAGCACAGAAAATTCTTAGGGTCAACCTGTCCCCTGTGATCCGAATTCAGCCCTTGTCTCATTCTCACAGTGTCTCCTGA